From a single Microbacterium murale genomic region:
- a CDS encoding M14 family zinc carboxypeptidase produces MHDPATTLGTAEDILRRAGAVPDQTQIPTVDELHERIERLRAEHPDLLTLERIGTSRLGEPIRLYHLGSGARSTLIVGAVHPNEPIGSLTILHLIEQLLHDDSFRDGLDTAWHIVPCADPDGMRLNEGWFADPSDRERYAREFFRPAPDEQVEWTFPFDYKSAYFDAMMPETQALARAIDSTRPDLYVPLHNSEGGGAYFYLSRPLPELYPLLHQVTASCGVPLHAGEAEGAHFTVLDEAIYEMGTLQGAYDWAEAQGFDPYPPGSAGDASTSYAAKYGTLSLIAELPQFSDPTADDTSPTSTIYRDALRESGDLLIETGTTLVKLLERVESQVRMDTALLRAARVFSPMAVTAGEGNIARADAEDDRFATVAEVSSLEGLVDLHRLRWGGMLLRALQAEVDAGLASPEVRNTTRDAHRIFGAWLREATARRHSSPIPLARVVGVQYGAILAAHAQLERD; encoded by the coding sequence TTGCACGACCCCGCAACAACGCTCGGCACGGCGGAGGACATCCTCCGCCGTGCCGGTGCGGTGCCAGACCAGACGCAGATACCCACCGTCGACGAGCTCCACGAGCGGATCGAACGGCTGCGCGCCGAGCACCCCGATCTGCTCACCCTCGAGCGCATCGGCACCAGCAGGCTCGGTGAGCCGATCCGGCTGTACCACCTGGGCTCCGGCGCACGGTCGACGCTCATCGTCGGAGCGGTGCACCCGAACGAGCCCATCGGCTCGCTGACGATCCTGCATCTGATCGAACAGCTGCTGCACGACGACTCGTTCCGCGACGGACTCGACACGGCCTGGCACATCGTCCCCTGCGCCGATCCCGACGGGATGCGCCTGAATGAGGGCTGGTTCGCCGATCCTTCAGATCGAGAGCGATACGCCCGCGAGTTCTTCCGCCCCGCACCGGACGAGCAGGTCGAGTGGACGTTCCCCTTCGACTACAAGTCCGCATACTTCGACGCCATGATGCCGGAGACCCAGGCGCTGGCGCGGGCGATCGACAGCACCCGCCCCGATCTCTACGTGCCGCTGCACAACAGCGAGGGCGGCGGGGCGTACTTCTACCTGTCCCGCCCGCTGCCCGAGCTCTATCCGCTGCTGCACCAGGTCACGGCATCCTGCGGCGTGCCCCTGCACGCGGGCGAGGCGGAGGGCGCGCACTTCACGGTGCTCGACGAGGCGATCTACGAGATGGGCACTCTCCAGGGCGCCTACGACTGGGCCGAGGCGCAGGGCTTCGACCCCTATCCCCCTGGTTCGGCCGGCGACGCCTCGACCTCGTACGCCGCGAAGTACGGGACGCTGTCCCTGATCGCCGAGCTGCCCCAGTTCAGCGATCCGACCGCCGACGACACGAGCCCGACCTCGACGATCTACCGTGATGCCCTGCGCGAGAGCGGTGATCTCCTGATCGAGACCGGCACCACGCTCGTCAAGCTGCTGGAGCGCGTGGAGTCTCAGGTGCGGATGGACACCGCGCTGCTGCGCGCGGCGCGGGTGTTCTCCCCGATGGCGGTGACCGCCGGTGAAGGAAACATCGCGCGGGCGGATGCAGAGGACGACCGATTCGCGACCGTCGCAGAGGTGTCGAGCCTGGAAGGGCTCGTGGACCTGCACCGACTGCGCTGGGGCGGCATGCTGCTGCGAGCGCTGCAGGCCGAGGTCGACGCCGGCCTCGCTTCTCCCGAGGTGCGCAACACCACCAGGGACGCGCATCGCATCTTCGGCGCCTGGCTCCGCGAAGCAACCGCCAGACGCCACTCGTCGCCGATCCCCCTGGCCCGCGTCGTCGGAGTGCAGTACGGCGCGATCCTCGCCGCTCACGCCCAGCTGGAGCGCGACTGA
- a CDS encoding ABC transporter permease codes for MRMTVGVLQRVAGFALVFIGVTFIIYLAVFSLPGDAIRALAGDRQLPQSVIDAINAKYLLDQPLWVQYTNYLGNLLTGDLGLDLTGRPVADKLADRWPVTITLALTAWTLQVILGLAVGIVSALKKGTVIDKGLLVITIGLSCIPVFVFGITAQIIFGVRLDWLPVAGIREGWPLSYLLPSLVIAAIGLASVSRLVRGSMIENLEADYVRTARAKGIGEGRVIGLHVMRNSLIPTATFLATDLGFLLGGTVVIEGIFNLPGVGNLLFTAIRDHEAAMVVGISTALILIFLITSLLVDAIHALLDPRIRRA; via the coding sequence ATGCGCATGACGGTGGGCGTGCTGCAGCGGGTCGCGGGTTTCGCGCTCGTCTTCATCGGCGTGACGTTCATCATCTACCTGGCCGTGTTCAGTCTTCCCGGCGACGCGATCCGCGCACTGGCCGGAGACCGGCAGCTGCCGCAGTCGGTCATCGACGCGATCAACGCCAAGTACCTGCTCGACCAGCCGCTGTGGGTGCAGTACACGAACTATCTCGGCAACCTGCTCACCGGTGATCTCGGACTCGACCTCACGGGTCGCCCCGTCGCCGACAAGCTCGCGGATCGCTGGCCGGTCACGATCACTCTCGCGCTGACCGCATGGACGCTTCAGGTGATCCTGGGACTCGCGGTCGGCATCGTGTCGGCGCTCAAGAAGGGCACGGTGATCGACAAGGGGCTGCTGGTCATCACGATCGGGCTCAGCTGCATCCCCGTCTTCGTGTTCGGCATCACCGCGCAGATCATATTCGGAGTCCGGCTGGACTGGCTGCCAGTGGCCGGTATTCGAGAAGGATGGCCGCTCTCGTACCTGCTTCCGTCGCTCGTGATCGCCGCGATCGGCCTCGCCTCCGTGTCACGACTGGTGCGCGGATCGATGATCGAGAACCTCGAGGCCGACTACGTGCGCACCGCCCGCGCGAAAGGCATCGGCGAAGGTCGCGTCATCGGTCTGCACGTCATGCGCAACTCCCTCATCCCGACCGCGACCTTCCTCGCCACCGACCTCGGCTTCCTGCTCGGTGGCACGGTCGTGATCGAGGGCATCTTCAACCTGCCCGGCGTCGGGAACCTGCTGTTCACCGCGATCCGCGATCACGAGGCCGCGATGGTGGTCGGAATCTCCACCGCTCTGATCCTCATCTTCCTGATCACCTCGCTGCTCGTGGATGCGATCCACGCGCTGCTCGACCCGAGGATCCGACGTGCCTGA
- a CDS encoding ABC transporter permease: MPEIPPITAKIPAPRTTATSLPQSTGPSAWRLLLRRPLFWMASIILLIMLAFAIAPAPFAGLFGNGDPRACDLADSKVESAPGHPFGFDLQGCDIWAGAVYGAQASITVGLLATGIALAIALVMGLLAGMGGGIADWIVSRLTEVFLGFPFLLAAIVVLNMFGTRNVLTVGVVLGVFGWPMMARLMRASVRSVARADHVLAARTMGLGVGRIVTRYVVPNAVQPVMLMATLTIGGVIVAESTLTYLGIGLSSPAISWGLQIAAGSRVFQTAPHVLVLPSIMLAVTVLAIVALGEELRTVFDPRERR; the protein is encoded by the coding sequence GTGCCTGAGATCCCTCCCATCACCGCGAAGATTCCCGCACCGAGAACCACGGCCACCTCGCTGCCGCAGAGCACCGGGCCATCGGCGTGGCGACTGCTGCTGCGCAGGCCACTGTTCTGGATGGCATCCATCATCCTCTTGATCATGCTCGCCTTCGCGATCGCGCCGGCCCCGTTCGCCGGATTGTTCGGCAACGGCGACCCGCGCGCCTGCGATCTCGCGGACAGCAAGGTCGAGTCGGCACCCGGCCATCCGTTCGGCTTCGACCTCCAGGGCTGCGATATCTGGGCGGGAGCCGTCTACGGCGCCCAGGCATCGATCACCGTCGGACTCCTCGCCACCGGCATCGCACTTGCGATCGCCCTCGTGATGGGTCTGCTCGCCGGCATGGGCGGCGGAATCGCCGATTGGATCGTGTCGCGTCTGACCGAGGTCTTCCTCGGTTTCCCGTTCCTGCTGGCCGCGATCGTCGTGCTCAACATGTTCGGCACCCGCAACGTGCTCACGGTCGGAGTCGTACTCGGCGTCTTCGGATGGCCGATGATGGCCAGGCTGATGCGCGCGTCGGTGCGATCCGTCGCAAGAGCCGACCACGTGCTCGCCGCTCGCACGATGGGGCTCGGCGTCGGTCGCATCGTCACCCGCTACGTCGTGCCGAACGCGGTGCAGCCGGTCATGCTGATGGCGACGCTCACGATCGGCGGCGTCATCGTCGCGGAGAGCACCCTCACGTATCTGGGTATCGGGCTCTCGTCGCCGGCGATCTCCTGGGGCCTGCAGATCGCCGCCGGCTCACGGGTGTTCCAGACGGCACCGCACGTGCTCGTGCTGCCCAGCATCATGCTGGCCGTCACAGTCCTCGCCATC